The following coding sequences lie in one Mus musculus strain C57BL/6J chromosome 11, GRCm38.p6 C57BL/6J genomic window:
- the Olfr403 gene encoding olfactory receptor 403: MREENESSTIDFTLLGVTRQREQEYFFFILFLFIYPITVFGNMLIILAIHSDTRLHNPMYFFLANLSLVDIFFSSVTIPKMLANHLLGSKAISFGGCMAQMYFMISLGNTDSYILAAMAYDRAVAISRPLHYATIMSPQLCVLLVAGSWVIANANALPHTLLTARLSFCGNKDVANFYCDITPLLQLSCSDIRFNVKMMYLGVGVFSVPLLCIIISYVRVFSTVLRVPSTKGFLKALSTCGSHLTVVSLYYGTVMGMYFRPLTSYSLKHALITVMYTAVTPMLNPFIYSLRNRDMKAALKKLFHCHSSSSSLM; this comes from the coding sequence atgagagaagaaaatgagtCTTCTACCATAGATTTCACTCTCCTGGGAGTTACAAGGCAGCGGGAGCAGGAatatttcttcttcatcctcttcctgtTCATTTACCCCATCACAGTGTTTGGGAACATGCTCATCATCCTAGCCATTCACTCTGACACTCGCCTCCATAACCCTATGTACTTTTTCCTGGCCAACCTCTCCCTTGTTGACATCTTCTTCTCCTCTGTAACTATTCCCAAGATGCTGGCCAACCATCTCCTAGGTAGCAAGGCCATCTCCTTTGGGGGATGTATGGCACAGATGTACTTCATGATATCATTGGGAAACACAGACAGTTATATACTAGCTGCAATGGCATATGACCGAGCTGTGGCTATCAGTCGCCCGCTTCATTATGCAACAATTATGAGTCCACAACTTTGTGTCCTGCTGGTTGCTGGGTCCTGGGTGATTGCAAATGCTAATGCACTGCCCCACACCCTACTCACAGCTAGATTGTCCTTCTGTGGCAATAAGGATGTGGCCAACTTCTACTGTGACATTACACCTTTGCTCCAGCTGTCCTGTTCTGACATCCGCTTCAATGTGAAGATGATGTACCTTGGGGTGGGGGTCTTCTCTGTGCCACTGCTGTGCATCATCATCTCCTATGTCCGGGTCTTTTCCACAGTCTTGCGGGTTCCATCTACCAAGGGCTTCCTGAAGGCCTTGTCCACCTGTGGCTCTCACCTGACAGTGGTGTCCTTGTATTATGGGACAGTCATGGGCATGTATTTCCGGCCCCTGACCAGTTACAGTCTGAAGCATGCATTGATAACTGTGATGTACACGGCAGTGACCCCAATGCTGAACCCTTTCATCTACAGCCTGAGGAACCGGGACATGAAGGCTGCTCTGAAGAAACTCTTCCACTGccactcttcctcttcttccctcatGTGA
- the Olfr43 gene encoding olfactory receptor 43: MREENESSTTDFTLLGVTRQREQEYFFFILFLFIYPITVFGNMLIILAIHSDTRLHNPMYFFLANLSLVDIFFSSVTIPKMLANHLLGSKAISFGGCMAQMYFMIGLANTDSYILAAMAYDRAVAISRPLHYATIMSPQLCVLLVAGSWVIANANALPHTLLTARLSFCGNKDVANFYCDITPLLQLSCSDIRFNVKMMYLGVGVFSVPLLCIIISYVRVFSTVLRVPSTKGFLKALSTCGSHLTVVSLYYGTVMGMYFRPLTSYSLKHALITVMYTAVTPMLNPFIYSLRNRDMKAALKKLFHCPSSSSSLM; encoded by the coding sequence ATGAGAGAAGAAAACGAGTCTTCTACCACAGATTTCACTCTCCTGGGAGTTACAAGGCAGCGGGAGCAGGAatatttcttcttcatcctcttcctgtTCATTTACCCCATCACAGTGTTTGGGAACATGCTCATCATCCTAGCCATTCACTCTGACACTCGCCTCCATAACCCTATGTACTTTTTCCTGGCCAACCTCTCCCTTGTTGACATCTTCTTCTCCTCTGTAACTATTCCCAAGATGCTGGCCAACCATCTCCTAGGTAGCAAGGCCATCTCCTTTGGGGGATGTATGGCACAGATGTACTTCATGATAGGCTTGGCAAATACAGACAGTTATATACTAGCTGCAATGGCATATGACCGAGCTGTGGCTATCAGTCGCCCACTTCATTATGCAACAATTATGAGTCCACAACTTTGTGTCCTGCTGGTTGCTGGGTCCTGGGTGATTGCAAATGCTAATGCACTGCCCCACACCCTACTCACAGCTAGACTGTCCTTCTGTGGCAATAAGGATGTGGCCAACTTCTACTGTGACATTACACCTTTGCTCCAGCTGTCCTGTTCTGACATCCGCTTCAATGTGAAGATGATGTACCTTGGGGTGGGGGTCTTCTCTGTGCCACTGCTGTGCATCATCATCTCCTACGTCCGGGTCTTTTCCACAGTCTTGCGGGTTCCATCTACCAAGGGCTTCCTGAAGGCCTTGTCCACCTGTGGCTCTCACCTGACAGTGGTGTCCTTGTATTATGGGACAGTCATGGGCATGTATTTCCGGCCCCTGACCAGTTACAGTCTGAAGCATGCATTGATAACTGTGATGTACACGGCAGTGACCCCAATGCTGAACCCTTTCATCTACAGCCTGAGGAACCGGGACATGAAGGCTGCTCTGAAGAAACTCTTCCActgcccctcttcctcttcctccctcatgTGA